The following are from one region of the Oncorhynchus masou masou isolate Uvic2021 chromosome 24, UVic_Omas_1.1, whole genome shotgun sequence genome:
- the LOC135513155 gene encoding calcium-activated chloride channel regulator 1-like, with amino-acid sequence MASKAAAVLLLVYLSGSTFGIKLTGNGYTDIMIAINPEVPEDPVLITQIKEMFKEASRHLLNATKKHLYFKEVAILVPPNWNKGNYSKAKTEVYDKANIIIDEPNKLHGDQPYTLQYGECGSEGRYIHLTPDFMLNDDVSKYYGPRGKVFVHEWAHLRWGVFDEYNEEKPFYLSGSIIEATRCTINITGKYIHKHDQRDCTTDPVTGLYTEDCVFYPDKQQTTSASIMYNQGLSAVKEFCTKETHNTEAPNIQNRLCGNRGVEEVITSLSVDAGVAVVPTPPSILPTFTVVQCRQRVVCLVLDVSGSMAAGSRMLNLRQAATLFIQKIVEDQAYIGIVQFTATATIREPLTLIDGEASRVKLVGSLPLSAGGGTDICAGVKKGLEVLGGDGDGAIGDAIILLTDGESRINCQKIVNESGATVHTITLGPNANIDVKELSDISGGKYHNAADGVDSNDLVDIFASHTTSDGNLTKQTIQLESTGLNMIGWFNGSVSIDRTIGNKTSFLVIYERSPPDILVLSPFTRTYDTSHFKHDAPTKTLTLDIEGTAETGKWKYSLLNKESTAQSMSMTVTSHAVSDAIPPVMVKTHMSQQSSNGSKPMLVYAEVNQKGVPVILANVMATLKSDSGDQYQLQLLDNGAGADAFRHDGIYSSYFTELTTGKYSLKVKVHNNDGMARFSLRRHSGALYIPGYVVNGQVVMNPPKPPVSEDDLQADVGSFTRTVIGESFSVLLPPGVPPPNFPPNKITDLNAEIEEDKVLLTWTAPGEDMDQGTATAYEIRFSEDSDLLRSNFSTAHLVTYDLSPKKAGSPEKLSFTLFSIIKNGTTLFFAAKAEDKSFLKSETSNIIQVTKIVPKAPVPSPTDVPDTPGSGVNITAIVISVTTVTMVACLIASVTMCSIKSRRVNHA; translated from the exons ATGGCCTCTAAAGCAGCAGCTGTGTTGCTGCTGGTTTACCTGTCAGGATCTACATTTGGGATCAAGCTGACTGGAAATGGATACACTGACATTATGATTGCTATTAATCCTGAGGTGCCTGAGGACCCAGTGCTCATCACACAAATCAAG GAAATGTTTAAAGAAGCCTCCAGACATCTACTCAATGCAACAAAGAAACATTTATATTTCAAGGAAGTCGCAATATTAGTGCCACCTAATTGGAATAAAGGAAATTACTCCAAAGCAAAGACGGAGGTCTACGATAAG GCCAATATAATAATTGATGAGCCAAATAAATTACATGGAGATCAGCCTTACACTCTGCAGTATGGTGAATGTGGATCTGAGGGCCGGTACATTCATCTGACTCCTGACTTCATGCTGAATGATGATGTCTCTAAATACTATGGACCCAGAG GTAAGGTTTTTGTCCATGAATGGGCACATCTAAGATGGGGAGTTTTTGATGAATATAATGAAGAAAAACCATTCTACCTGTCAGGTTCCATAATCGAGGCAACAAG ATGTACCATAAACATTACAGGAAAGTACATCCACAAACATGACCAAAGGGACTGCACCACTGACCCTGTTACTGGGTTATACACCGAAGACTGTGTATTCTATCCTGACAAGCAACAGACAACCTCTGCATCTATCATGTACAATCAAGGCCTTAGTGCT GTAAAAGAGTTCTGTACAAAAGAAACTCACAACACTGAGGCTCCAAACATCCAGAACAGACTGTGTGGTAACAGAGGTGTAGAGGAAGTTATCACTTCACTTTCTGTAGATGCCGGTGTGGCAGTTGTGCCAACACCACCAAGTATACTACCCACATTCACTGTGGTGCAGTGCCGGCAAAGGGTTGTCTGTCTTGTCCTTGATGTTTCAGGAAGCATGGCTGCA GGTTCTAGAATGTTGAACCTGAGACAAGCAGCAACACTCTTCATACAGAAGATTGTTGAAGACCAAGCTTATATTGGCATTGTACAATTTACAGCTACGGCTACAATTCGCGAACCATTGACTTTAATTGATGGTGAAGCGTCGAGAGTTAAGCTTGTAGGCAGTCTGCCACTATCAGCTGGTGGAGGCACAGACATTTGTGCAGGTGTTAAGAAAGGTCTGGAG GTACTtgggggagatggagatggtgcaATAGGAGATGCAATCATATTACTAACTGATGGGGAATCAAGAATCAACTGTCAAAAAATTGTTAATGAAAGTGGTGCAACTGTGCACACAATAACTCTTGGGCCAAATGCAAACATAGATGTAAAAGAATTGTCAGACATATCAG GTGGTAAATATCACAATGCTGCTGATGGTGTGGATTCCAATGACCTTGTGGATATTTTTGCTTCACACACAACATCTGATGGAAATTTGACCAAGCAGACAATCCAG CTTGAGAGCACTGGATTGAATATGATTGGTTGGTTTAATGGATCTGTATCCATTGACAGGACAATTGGAAACAAGACAAGCTTTTTAGTTATCTATGAAAGAAGTCCACCTGACATCCTTGTTTTAAGCCCCTTTACACGGACCTATGACACATCACATTTCAAACATGATGCTCCTACTAAGACTTTAACGCTCGATATTGAAGGAACTGCTGAG ACTGGAAAGTGGAAATACAGCCTACTAAATAAAGAGTCAACTGCCCAATCTATGTCAATGACTGTGACAAGTCATGCTGTCAGTGACGCTATACCACCGGTCATGGTCAAAACCCACATGAGCCAACAGTCCAGCAACGGCAGCAAACCCATGTTGGTGTATGCAGAGGTCAACCAGAAAGGTGTTCCAGTGATTCTGGCAAATGTGATGGCCACACTGAAGTCTGATTCTGGGGACCAATATCAGCTACAACTGCTGGATAATGGAGCAG GTGCTGATGCTTTCAGACATGATGGCATCTATTCCAGTTACTTCACTGAACTAACAACAGGAAAATACAGCTTGAAAGTGAAAGTACATAACAATGATGGCATGGCCagattctccctcaggagacacAGTGGAGCACTTTACATACCTGGATATGTGGTTAATG GACAAGTAGTGATGAACCCCCCAAAGCCCCCAGTCAGTGAGGATGACCTGCAGGCTGATGTGGGCAGCTTCACCAGGACAGTCATAGGAGAGAGCTTCTCAGTCCTTCTCCCACCTGGTGTCCCCCCTCCAAATTTCCCCCCTAACAAAATCACAGACCTGAATGCAGAGATAGAGGAGGACAAAGTGCTGCTCACCTGGACTGCACCTGGGGAAGACATGGACCAAGGCACAG CAACGGCCTATGAGATCCGTTTTAGTGAAGATTCGGACCTACTCAGATCCAACTTCAGTACCGCTCATCTTGTCACATACGACCTCTCACCAAAGAAGGCAGGCTCCCCAGAAaagctctctttcactctcttctcAATCATCAAAAATGGCACCACTCTGTTCTTTGCAGCAAAAGCAGAAGACAAATCTTTCCTGAAATCGGAAACATCCAACATTATTCAAGTGACCAAGATTGTTCCCAAAGCTCCTGTTCCTTCTCCAACTGATGTGCCTGATACACCAGGCAGTGGTGTGAACATTACTGCTATAGTCATATCAGTCACCACGGTAACAATGGTGGCTTGTCTGATTGCTAGTGTGACAATGTGTTCAATTAAATCAAGGAGAGTTAATCATGCTTAA